One stretch of Nicotiana tabacum cultivar K326 chromosome 18, ASM71507v2, whole genome shotgun sequence DNA includes these proteins:
- the LOC142173025 gene encoding uncharacterized protein LOC142173025, whose translation MELVHGGCWNFCAIDSIEADYKALVVCSVLPEIKATISSSTSYHHLGAVEMQLPCHGWYKCNTDGASKGNPGPNSLGFCVRDDGGDVVYYRVVDVGVTTNMVAEAKAILQGLEYCVEHDFHPLILETNSLVMKKAIEGEWDPPWVIAQDVKKIIEMKDNFNMIFQHVFRDGNSVADFIANIVFSFVGTSEFHSFSELPSAGKRLINLDKSQSPNLSIRIEKRRTPD comes from the exons ATGGAACTTGTTCATGGgggctgctggaatttctgtGCAATTGATTCAATTGAAGCAGATTATAAGGCATTGGTGGTATGCTCAGTGTTGCCCGAAATTAAAGCCACTATTTCAAGCAGTACCAGCTATCATCACTTGGGAGCTGTGGAAATGCAG CTTCCTTGTCATGGTTGGTACAAATGTAATACTGATGGAGCTTCAAAGGGCAATCCCGGACCTAACTCCCTAGGCTTTTGTGTGAGGGACGATGGAGGTGATGTGGTGTATTATAGGGTAGTAGACGTGGGAGTTACAACTAATATGGTGGCTGAAGCTAAGGCTATTCTTCAAGGGTTGGAATATTGTGTGGAGCATGATTTTCATCCTCTCATACTGGAGACTAAttcattggtgatgaagaaggCAATAGAAGGAGAATGGGATCCTCCTTGGGTAATTGCACAGGatgtgaagaaaattatagagatgAAGGACAACTTCAATATGATCTTTCAGCATGTGTTCAGAGATGGCAACTCAGTGGcggattttatagctaacattgtgTTCTCTTTTGTAGGTACATCTGAGTTTCATTCATTCTCTGAACTTCCTAGTGCAGGGAAGAGGTTGATCAATCTAGACAAATCTCAATCACCTAACCTTAGTATTAGGATAGAAAAGAGAAGAACCCCAGACTGA